In one window of Dromaius novaehollandiae isolate bDroNov1 chromosome W, bDroNov1.hap1, whole genome shotgun sequence DNA:
- the LOC135324184 gene encoding macrophage immunometabolism regulator has product MEVDINGESRTTISTLPVPLAEVSSAGKTDAEKPRCSSTPCSPMRRTVSGYQILHMDSNYLVGFTTGEELLKLAQKCTGNEENKGESGPNLRSKQLDSGLARSSRLYKTRSRYYQPYEIPAVNGRRRRRMPSSGDKCTKALPYEPYKALHGPLPLCLLKGKRAHSKSLDYLNLDKMSIKEPADTEVLQYQLQHLTLRGDRMFARNNT; this is encoded by the coding sequence ATGGAAGTTGACATAAATGGAGAGTCCAGAACTACCATATCTACCCTTCCTGTACCTCTTGCAGAGGTGAGTTCTGCAGGCAAAACCGACGCCGAGAAGCCCCGATGCTCCAGCACCCCGTGCTCACCAATGCGGCGGACAGTTTCAGGCTATCAGATCCTTCATATGGATTCTAACTATTTGGTTGGCTTCACAACTGGAGAGGAGCTGCTGAAATTAGCCCAAAAGTGTACAGGAAATGAAGAGAATAAAGGGGAATCCGGGCCTAACTTGCGTTCCAAACAGCTTGATTCAGGACTTGCACGTTCCTCCCGTTTGTACAAAACTAGAAGTAGGTACTATCAGCCATATGAGATCCCAGCAGTAAACGGAAGGAGGAGGAGACGGATGCCCAGCTCAGGGGATAAATGCACTAAGGCTTTACCATATGAACCTTATAAGGCACTACATGGTCCCCTGCCTCTTTGCCTTTTAAAAGGTAAAAGGGCTCACTCTAAATCCCTGGACTACCTCAATTTAGACAAAATGAGCATCAAGGAACCTGCTGACACAGAAGTGCTACAATACCAGCTCCAACACCTTACCCTTAGAGGGGACCGTATGTTTGCAAGAAATAACACATGA